A single window of Cryptococcus tetragattii IND107 chromosome 4 map unlocalized Ctg04, whole genome shotgun sequence DNA harbors:
- a CDS encoding eukaryotic translation initiation factor 3 subunit D translates to MTNFVLPPIHDNADGSWGPSTSTLPAQFKDIPYAPFSKSDKITRIADWHDPQAEAAAGTRTSRTTQAGGRRTAYGAAEGTVFGFVHDKDEKSFSLVDSGVRVGARGKAPIRGRSVRGVASARGVRGRGGQRGGFSTRGGRGGARGGYGDWNKPQRTRDSSVTIGPEWEVLEEIDFNRLSKLSLTVEDPEDLASYGTVQAYDKAFDRINTRNEKPLEIVNRVRYNPSTSDDPIISQYAEKKEAQIFATDSVLAVLMCAGRSVNSWDIILEHRNGQVFFDKRESGPLDYITVNENAADPPVDSDDASNINSAGSLSLEATYISHNFSSQVSANSKSKAYTPNPNPFYSPEVESEPPASTLYKYRKFDLAIDEEEQFDVVVRTEADAYLGKKEVLVTVKALNEYDPRVQGGSGKPLDWRKNLDTQKGAILASEMKNNSAKFARWAIQSILAGAEQMKMGYISRANPRDAQRHTIVGVQSFKPVDFARQMNVSLSNGWGIVRTIADLVLKQPEGKFVLVKDPNNPLVRLYKVPDDTFDADAEEEEEEQDEE, encoded by the exons ATGACCAACTTCGTCCTCCCTCCCATCCACGATAACGCCGATGGCTCATGGGGTCCTAGTACCAGTACCCTGCCTGCTCAGTTCAAGGA CATTCCTTACGctcccttctccaagtCTGATAAAATCACTCGAATCGCCGACTGGCATGATCCTCAAGCCGAAGCTGCCGCTGGAACCCGTACCTCCCGTACCACTCAAGCCGGCGGCCGACGAACTGCCTATGGCGCTGCTGAAGGAACTGTTTTCGGCTTTGTTCACGATaaggacgagaagagcTTCTCGCTCGTTGACAGCGGTGTCAGGGTTGGGGCTAGAGGCAAGGCCCCTATCAGGGGAAGGAGTGTTAGGGGTGTTGCTTCAGCCAGGGGCGTCAGAGGACGAGGTGGTCAACGAGGTGGATTCAGCACAAGGGGTGGCCGAGGTGGTGCTCGGGGTGGATATGGTGACTGGAACAAGCCTCAGCGAACTAGGGACTCTTCCGTCACTATCGGTCCTGAGTGGGAGGTTCTTGAGGAGATTGACTTTAACCGTCTGTCCAAGTTGAGCCTTACTGTTGAAGACCCTGAAGACCT TGCTTCATACGGCACCGTCCAAGCATACGACAAGGCCTTTGATCGAATCAACACCAGGAACGAGAAGCCTCTCGAGATTGTCAATCGCGTTAGGTACAACCCCTCTACAAGCGATGATCCCATCATTTCTCAG TACGccgaaaagaaggaggctcAAATCTTTGCCACCGACTCTGTCCTTGCTGTCCTCATGTGTGCCGGTCGATCCGTAAACTCATGGGATATCATCCTCGAACACCGAAACGGTCAAGTCTTTTTCGACAAACGAGAGTCTGGACCTCTCGACTACATCACCGTCAACGAGAACGCTGCTGACCCCCCAGTTGACTCTGACGACGCCAGCAACATTAACTCCGCCGgttccctctctctcgaAGCCACTTACATTTCTCACAACTTCTCTTCGCAAGTCTCTGCCAACTCCAAATCCAAGGCTTATACTCCCAACCCCAACCCCTTCTACTCTCCGGAAGTCGAGTCGGAACCCCCTGCGTCCACTCTCTACAAGTACAGGAAGTTCGACCTTGCtatcgatgaagaagaacaattTGATGTCGTCGTCCGAACTGAAGCCGACGCTTAccttggcaagaaggaagtcCTCGTTACTGTCAAGGCTCTTAATGAGTACGACCCTCGTGTCCAGGGTGGTTCCGGCAAGCCCCTTGactggaggaagaatctCGACACTCAGAAGGGTGCTATCCTTGCTAgcgagatgaagaacaacAGCGCCAAGTTTGCTCGATGGGCTATCCAGTCTATCTTGGCTGGTGCTgagcagatgaagatgggttACATTTCTCGAGCCAACCCCAGAGATGCCCAAAGACACACCATCGTCGGCGTGCAATCATTTAAGCCTGTTGACTTTGCTAGGCAGATGAAtgtctctctttccaacgGTTGGGGTATTGTGCGAACAATCGCCGACCTTGTGCTCAAGCAACCTGAAGGCAAGTTTGTCCTTGTCAAGGACCCCAATAAC CCCTTGGTGAGGTTGTACAAGGTCCCTGATGACACTTTCGATGCCgatgcggaagaagaggaagaggaacaggaCGAGGAGTAG